From the genome of Papaver somniferum cultivar HN1 chromosome 2, ASM357369v1, whole genome shotgun sequence, one region includes:
- the LOC113347223 gene encoding sec-independent protein translocase protein TATA, chloroplastic-like, translating into MEISTTLSLKSIPVTSSSSSILSSSKSLVFNNGGRSNFMNMKNNCLVLNRSSKGFNCKSMFGLGVPEIVVIAGVATLLFGPKKLPEIGRSFGQTFKSFQQAAKEFETELKKEPEPVMQTIEEKAASVGDEQENSGVKVTSTMEN; encoded by the exons ATGGAGATCTCAACCACTCTCTCACTTAAATCAATTCCAGTCACTTCATCGTCTTCTTCAATCCTATCATCTTCTAAATCACTGGTTTTCAATAATGGTGGAAGAAGTAATTTCATGAATATGAAGAATAATTGCTTGGTTCTAAACAGAAGTAGTAAAGGATTCAATTGTAAATCTATGTTTGGTCTTGGTGTACCAGAAATTGTTGTTATTGCTGGTGTTGCTACTTTACTCTTTGGGCCTAAGAAATTACCTGAGATTGGTAGGAGTTTTGGACAAACTTTTAAGAGCTTTCAACAG GCTGCAAAGGAGTTCGAGACAGAGTTAAAAAAGGAACCCGAGCCAGTTATGCAGACGATCGAGGAGAAAGCAGCATCAGTGGGCGATGAGCAGGAAAATAGTGGTGTCAAGGTCACAAGCACGATGGAGAACTAA